The following are from one region of the Strix aluco isolate bStrAlu1 chromosome 30, bStrAlu1.hap1, whole genome shotgun sequence genome:
- the LOC141916744 gene encoding uncharacterized protein LOC141916744: MITERSACSITRHFQPQTMPCEEPLPFAYFCSNTLFQGMSRWAPGYGTGHQESWAFLGFSHCHERLLLGTSLSITVFQSSAAYKSFRPQRRPQDSDSLLGPSISGPGMHYQKGSSDQDLCHDGLACGEKGSTWHGSTGCCHEIPVGTTDLPPCHDPGSLSRDVEGSCQSEPQGCQPIEPCPPQSCCPPQQSCNFGKPRRRVEVSHVQPVCPPPVKIHRRPLQQYRPPLHCEDPGCCGKPRRRVEQCPVEDACPPVILHPRPLQHRCPCIPCCRPPIQRCCPTAVPLPLHPSQHQQKQVPLLPPCLQKK, translated from the exons ATGATAACTGAGCGTAGCGCCTGTTCCATCACGAGGCACTTCCAGCCACAGACCATG cccTGTGAAGAACCACTGCCATTTGCATACTTCTGCTCCAACACCCTGTTTCAAGGCATGAGCCGTTGGGCACCTGGATATGGGACTGGACACCAGGAATCCTGGGCTTTTTTGGGGTTTTCCCACTGCCACGAGAGACTCCTTTTGGGCACATCACTCAGCATCACGGTATTCCAG AGCTCGGCTGCATATAAAAGCTTTCGGCCTCAGCGCCGTCCTCAGGACTCAGACTCCCTGCTCGGCCCGTCCATCTCTGGTCCAGG GATGCACTACCAGAAAGGCAGCAGTGACCAGGACTTGTGCCACGATGGTCTGGCCTGTGGCGAGAAAGGCTCGACGTGGCACGGTTCCACAGGGTGCTGCCATGAAATCCCCGTGGGCACCACGGACTTGCCCCCTTGCCACGACCCTGGCAGCCTCAGCCGCGACGTTGAGGGGTCCTGCCAGAGCGAGCCGCAAGGCTGCCAGCCCATCGAGCCGTGcccaccccagagctgctgcccaccGCAGCAAAGCTGCAATTTCGGCAAGCCCCGGCGGCGGGTGGAGGTGAGCCACGTGCAACCTGTTTGCCCCCCACCCGTGAAAATCCATCGCCGGCCGCTACAGCAGTACCGCCCACCCCTGCACTGCGAGGACCCGGGCTGCTGTGGCAAGCCCCGGAGGCGAGTGGAGCAGTGCCCCGTGGAGGATGCCTGTCCCCCTGTGATACTGCATCCCCGGCCACTGCAGCATCGCTGCCCCTGCATCCCGTGCTGCCGCCCACCCATCCAGCGCTGCTGCCCAACAGCTGTGCCCCTGCCGCTGCatcccagccagcaccagcaaAAGCAAGTCCCTCTCTTGCCCCCCTGCCTGCAGAAGAAATGA
- the LOC141916870 gene encoding uncharacterized protein LOC141916870: MCSTRCCSTGICSVVKSKTVCCSQPCQKTVCCDPCQKKIVCCSPCQQSCCCDPCQKPCCDPCQQSVCCDPCQQSCCDPCQKPCCDPCQQSVCCDPCQQSCCDPCQKPCCDPCQQSVCCDPCQQSCCDPCQKPCCDPCQQSCCDPCQKPCCDPCQQSVCCDPCQQSCCDPCQKPCCDPCQQSVCCDPCQQSCCDPCQKPCCDPCQQSVCCDPCQQSCCDPCQKPCCDPCQQSVCCDPCQQSVCCDPCQQTVCCTKVCRPCCCPGCLSCCSCAVKKPAVVCCSPLQYCSPMRKYCIPIQQCCAAIKKRC; this comes from the coding sequence ATGTGCTCTACCAGATGTTGCTCCACGGGAATCTGCTCTGTCGTGAAGAGCAAGACGGTGTGCTGCAGCCAGCCATGCCAGAAGACCGTCTGCTGCGACCCATGCCAGAAGAAGATCGTCTGCTGCAGCCCGTGTCAGCAGTCCTGCTGCTGCGACCCATGCCAGAAGCCCTGCTGTGACCCGTGCCAGCAGTCCGTCTGCTGTGACCCGTGCCAGCAGTCCTGCTGTGATCCATGCCAGAAGCCCTGCTGTGACCCGTGCCAGCAGTCCGTCTGCTGTGACCCATGCCAGCAGTCCTGCTGTGACCCGTGCCAGAAGCCCTGCTGTGACCCATGCCAGCAGTCCGTCTGCTGTGACCCATGCCAGCAGTCCTGCTGTGACCCATGCCAGAAGCCCTGCTGTGACCCATGCCAGCAGTCCTGCTGTGACCCGTGCCAGAAGCCCTGCTGTGACCCGTGCCAGCAGTCTGTCTGCTGTGACCCGTGCCAACAGTCCTGCTGTGACCCGTGCCAGAAGCCCTGCTGTGACCCGTGCCAGCAGTCCGTCTGCTGTGACCCATGCCAGCAGTCCTGCTGTGACCCATGCCAGAAGCCCTGCTGTGACCCGTGCCAGCAGTCCGTCTGCTGTGACCCGTGCCAGCAGTCCTGCTGTGACCCATGCCAGAAGCCCTGCTGTGACCCGTGCCAGCAGTCCGTCTGCTGTGATCCATGCCAGCAGTCTGTCTGCTGTGACCCATGCCAGCAGACTGTCTGCTGTACCAAGGTGTGCcgcccctgctgctgccctggatgTCTGTCTTGCTGCTCCTGCGCAGTGAAGAAGCCCGCTGTGGTGTGTTGCAGCCCCCTGCAATACTGCTCTCCCATGAGGAAGTACTGCATTCCCATCCAGCAGTGCTGCGCCGCAATCAAGAAGCGTTGCTGA